A genomic window from Quercus lobata isolate SW786 chromosome 10, ValleyOak3.0 Primary Assembly, whole genome shotgun sequence includes:
- the LOC115964063 gene encoding probable auxin efflux carrier component 1c — protein MISLLDFYHVMTAMVPLYVAMILAYGSVKWWKIFTPDQCSGINRFVALFAVPLLSFHFISSNDPYTMNFRFIAADTLQKVIVLAVLAVWTKVSKRGCLDWTITLFSLSTLPNTLVMGIPLLKGMYGDFSGSLMVQIVVLQCIIWYTLMLFLFEYRGARMLISEQFPDTAGSIVSIHVDSDIMSLDGRQPLETEAEIKEDGKLHVTVRKSNASRSDIFSRRSQGLSSTTPRPSNLTNAEIYSLQSSRNPTPRGSSFNHTDFYSMMAGAGAGGRNSNFGASDVYGLSASRGPTPRPSNYEEDGGVSGKPRYHYHGAGPGGAGHYPAPNPGMFSPTGSKNVAANANANVNANVNVKKPNGQPQQKPAEDGGRDLHMFVWSSSASPVSDVFGGHEYANNDQKEVRLAVSPGKVEGQRENQEYLERDDFSFGNRGLDGEMNNHEAEKVGDGKPKTMPPTSVMTRLILIMVWRKLIRNPNTYSSLIGLTWSLVSFRWNLEMPAIIAKSIAILSDAGLGMAMFSLGLFMALQPRIIACGNSIATFAMAVRFLTGPAVMAAASIAVGLKGVLLHVAIVQAALPQGIVPFVFAKEYNVHPDILSTAVIFGMLVALPITLVYYILLGI, from the exons ATGATTAGTTTATTAGATTTCTACCATGTTATGACTGCAATGGTACCACTATACGTGGCCATGATCTTAGCCTATGGTTCAGTGAAATGGTGGAAGATCTTCACCCCTGACCAGTGTTCTGGTATCAACCGGTTTGTGGCTCTCTTCGCAGTCCCTCTCCTTTCATTCCACTTCATCTCCTCCAATGATCCATACACCATGAACTTCAGGTTCATTGCTGCTGATACCCTCCAAAAGGTCATAGTTTTAGCTGTTCTTGCCGTTTGGACTAAGGTGAGCAAGAGGGGTTGTTTGGACTGGACAATAACTCTATTCTCACTCTCAACTCTCCCAAACACCTTGGTCATGGGCATTCCTTTGCTTAAGGGAATGTATGGCGACTTTTCTGGGAGTTTGATGGTCCAAATTGTGGTCCTTCAGTGCATTATTTGGTACACCTTAATGCTCTTCTTGTTTGAATACAGAGGTGCCAGAATGCTTATTTCTGAGCAATTTCCAGACACTGCGGGCTCCATTGTCTCAATCCATGTTGACTCTGACATCATGTCATTAGATGGGAGGCAGCCACTAGAAACTGAAGCTGAAATTAAAGAAGATGGCAAGCTTCATGTGACTGTGAGAAAATCCAATGCTTCAAGATCAGATATTTTCTCTAGGAGGTCGCAAGGATTGTCATCAACAACTCCTAGACCCTCCAACTTAACCAATGCAGAGATATACTCCTTGCAATCTTCAAGGAACCCAACTCCAAGAGGGTCTAGTTTCAATCACACGGACTTTTATTCAATGATGGCTGGTGCTGGAGCTGGTGGGAGGAACTCAAACTTTGGTGCCTCTGATGTTTATGGTCTCTCAGCTTCAAGAGGGCCAACACCAAGGCCTTCCAATTATGAAGAAGATGGTGGAGTCAGTGGCAAGCCCAGGTATCATTACCATGGTGCAGGGCCTGGAGGGGCTGGCCATTACCCAGCACCAAATCCAGGAATGTTTTCACCAACAGGATCCAAAAATGTTGCTGCTAATGCTAATGCTAATGTCAATGCCAATGTAAATGTAAAAAAGCCTAATGGCCAGCCTCAGCAGAAGCCAGCTGAGGATGGTGGTAGGGACCTTCATATGTTTGTTTGGAGTTCAAGTGCTTCTCCTGTTTCAGATGTCTTTGGAGGACATGAATATGCAAACAACGATCAGAAAGAAGTCAGATTGGCCGTTTCTCCAGGAAAAG TGGAAGGTCAAAGAGAGAATCAAGAGTACTTAGAAAGGGATGATTTCAGCTTTGGGAACAGAGGGTTAGATGGAGAGATGAACAACCATGAAGCTGAGAAAGTGGGAGATGGCAAACCAAAAACCATGCCTCCAACAAGTGTCATGACTAGGCTTATACTCATCATGGTTTGGAGAAAGCTAATTCGAAACCCCAACACCTACTCAAGTTTAATAGGCCTCACTTGGTCCCTAGTCTCATTCAG GTGGAACCTTGAAATGCCTGCCATCATAGCAAAGTCCATTGCCATACTGTCAGATGCGGGGCTTGGCATGGCCATGTTCAGTCTTG GTCTGTTCATGGCTTTGCAACCGAGGATCATAGCATGTGGAAATTCCATAGCAACTTTTGCTATGGCCGTGAGATTCCTTACAGGTCCAGCTGTCATGGCAGCCGCTTCCATTGCTGTTGGCCTTAAGGGCGTTCTCTTACACGTTGCCATTGTCCAG GCAGCTCTCCCACAAGGAATTGTCCCCTTTGTCTTTGCCAAGGAGTACAATGTACATCCTGATATTCTCAGCACAGC TGTTATATTTGGGATGCTAGTTGCATTGCCCATAACGCTTGTGTACTACATTTTGTTGGGGATATGA
- the LOC115962561 gene encoding protein C2-DOMAIN ABA-RELATED 4-like, with translation MATEASPRRRRSSPDKSGRSSSTSLMENLLGLLRIRVKRGVNLAVRDVRSSDPYVVIKMNRQKLKTRVIKKDVNPEWNEDLTLSVTDPNHPIQLTVYDHDTFSKDDKMGDAEFEIKSYIDALRMNLSGLPSGTIVSRIQPSRQNCLSEESCITWTEGKMIQDLCLRLRNVECGEVEIQLQWIDLPGSKGL, from the exons ATGGCAACAGAGGCATcaccaagaagaagaagaagttcaCCGGATAAGAGTGGAAGATCATCATCCACGTCTCTAATGGAAAATCTGCTTGGACTCCTCAGAATTCGCGTCAAGCGCGGTGTTAATCTCGCCGTTCGTGACGTTCGTAGCAGCGACCCTTATGTTGTCATCAAGATGAACAGACAG AAACTGAAGACACGTGTTATTAAAAAGGATGTTAATCCCGAATGGAATGAAGATCTAACTCTTTCTGTTACAGACCCTAATCATCCGATCCAgctg ACCGTTTATGACCATGACACATTTAGCAAAGATGACAAAATGGGAGATGCTGAGTTTGAAATCAAATCATATATAGATGCCTTGAGGATGAATTTGTCAGGCCTCCCAAGTGGCACCATAGTGTCGAGAATACAACCAAGCAGGCAAAACTGCCTTTCTGAAGAGAGCTGTATCACGTGGACTGAAGGCAAAATGATTCAAGATCTCTGCCTCAGATTGAGAAATGTGGAATGTGGGGAAGTTGAAATCCAATTGCAGTGGATTGACCTTCCTGGTTCTAAGGGTTTATAA